The Faecalibacterium sp. I3-3-89 sequence GGCGTGCTGACTGTATTCGCCTTCTACCTCTTCCGGGGCCGGAAATGGTGGTGCCTGCTGGGACAGGCGTTGACCCTGTACTGGATCAATGTGGAGCTTCTGGGCGGGTTGATGTACCCCATCCGGCTGTTCGGCATGGAGTTTGAGCTTTGCCAGCAGGGGTTTGCGCTGCTGGCGCTGGTGCCCATCTGGCTGTATCGCGGGCGGCAGGGCTGCCACAGCAAACCATTCCAGTATGCCTGCTATGCCTTTTACCCTGTGCATATGCTGGTGCTTGTGCTGGCGCTGAATTTCGTGAACCGATAGACATCGCCAGAAGCCCATGAACATCTCCATGATCACAGTGGAAGCCGCCACCCTTCACCAAAGTGCAACAAATATTTGACATTTCTGCACGGCTGCGGTATGCTATGCAGTGGCAATAAAAAGAGAATCATCAGAATGCTGGAGGGGCCTTATGCTGAGAGGGTTCACACCCGACTCCCTGCACCTGATCCGGATAATACCGGCGTAGGAAATGCATTTCTGCTGCTTGATACAGTGGGCCGTTGGACTCGCTGGCAAGGGGGATGCTTTCCGGACGAAAAGCATCCCTTTTATTTTGCACAAACAAAAAAGAAGGAAAGACTATGAAAACTGAAAACTGCTGTACCGGCTGCAACCGTCCGGACCTGCCTTGGGCAGGCCGTGGCACGGAACTGCCCATTGCAGGCTGCCGCTTTACCCTGTACCCGATGTCGGACAAATACATCGAGATTATTCTGGGCGCGCTGGAAAAGACGGACACCTCCGCCGTGTGGAGCGAGACGGATGCCCTTTCGACGGTCTACCGCGGCAAGCTGCCCTATGTGGCAGACGCTGTACAGGCCCTGTTCCTGAATGCTTACCGCCCCGGCGTCCACATGGCGCTGGAAGGACAGTTCTCCAAGGGCTGCCCGGGGGACGTGTCCGGGGATACAGTGCTGAATCGTGAGGGCGAAGCCCCCAATGCAGAGCTGGTGAAGGACATCCACTTCCCGGTCCACTGCAAGCTGGCTCTGTATCCGCTGGGCGATGCCCAGTATATCGACGAGATCGCCAAGGTGTGGTATATGGCACAGGAGGAGGGCCTGAACCCCAAGACCATTCACTACGCTACCCGCATTGACGGCGACGTGCAGGATGTGTTCACCTACCTGACCCATGTGTGTGAGCTGATGGAGAATGCCCCGGCAGTCCACCACTATGTCCTGCACTTTACCATGAACTGCAACAGCCCGACGGAGGAAAACTAAAATGAATACGAAGAATTGGAAACTGAAAGATGTTCTGTTGATCGCCATCAGCGCCGTGCTGTTTGGCGTGGTCTACCTTGGCTGCACCTACATCGGCGGCGTCCTGTACGGGATGCTGACCCCGTTCGGCATGGCCTCTCTGGGCTATGAGCCGTTCTACGGCATCTACTTCATGGCAGGCGCATTCGGCATCTATGTCATGCGCAAGCCCGGCACCGGCCTCATCGCTGAGCTGCTGGCGGCTGTACTGGAATGCCTGTACGGCAACTATTTCGGACCCATCATCATCCTGTCCGGTCTGGTGCAGGGCCTTGGCTTTGAGCTTATCATTGCGCTGAAACGCTACAAAAAGTTTGACCGGTTGACCATGATCCAAGGCGCAGTCATCTGCTCTGTCCTCACCCTGATCTACAACCTGTTCATCAGCGGCTACAGCAAGATCGCGGTTCCCGTGCTGGCCATCATGCTGGTGGTGCGGATCATCAGCGCCATCGTCTTTGATGGCTTCATCACCCCGATGCTGGCCGATGGCCTCGTCAAGGCAGGCGTCCTGAAGGGCTATGCTGTGGCACAGGGGCAGGACATGGATCTGGAGGACTAAGGAATGTCGGCTGATCTCGCGCTGGAGCTGGAAGATGTCGTGTTCCGCTATCAGGAAAAAGGCAGGCGCAACATTCTGGATCATACCAGCCTGACCATTCCGGCTGGGACGCTTACGGTCCTGATGGGCGGCAGCGGCTGCGGAAAAAGCACGCTGGCTGCGGTGGCCGCAGGACTCTACCCTGAGAACGGCGGCTTTTTGGAAAGCGGCATCATCCGGCTGTACAGGCAGGATCTAAAGACGCTGGACCCCCAGAAGCGTGCCGCCTACCTGACGGTGCTGTTCCAGAATCCCGACTTGCAGTTCTGCATGAATACCCTGCGGGAGGAGATGCGCTTCTGTCTGGAAAACATCTGTATCCCTGCCGGGAAGATGGATGAACGAATCGAACAGGCCGCCGCAGAGCTTGGCATCGCGCCGCTGCTGGATCAGCCCCTTTCGACCCTGTCCGGCGGCGAAAAGCAGAAAGCGGCCCTCTCCTGCCTCTATGTCATGGAGAGCCGCTGCATCCTGCTGGACGAAAGCTTTGCAAATCTGGACCACGAGGCGGCGATCCAGCTGCTGGAGATGCTGCTCAGAATGAAAGCCTCCGGCCGGACCATTCTGGCCATCGACCATAAGGCAGACCTCTGGCTGGAGGCTGCGGATGAGATCATCCTGCTGGAAGAAGGCGGCAGAGTGGCTGCCCGGAGCATCAACCGCAAAAACCTGTCGGAGCACCGCGCGGATTTTGAGCGGCTTGGCCTGTTTTACCCGGGTTCCCGGTCGGAACGGACTGTGGCCCGCCCGGCAGAGGGAAAACCGCTGCTGCAGTTCCGGGGAGTCAGCATCCGCAAGGGGCTGCCCACCCGGCGCAAGTGGGGCCGACCGGTGTACGATGCTCCTTTTTTGGTGCAGAATACGGATGCGGATTTCCCGGCGGGCTGTATGACCGCTGTTCTTGGCCCCAGCGGCACCGGAAAGACCACCACGTTTCTCTCGGTCCTCAGGCAGCACCCCTACACGGGACAGATCTTGTTTCAGGGGCGGGACATTGAAAAAATGAAGCTCAAAGAGCTGTATCGCCATATTGGCATCGTTTTCCAGAACCCTGCGAACCAATTCGTCACCCAGAATGTGGAGGACGAGGTCTGTGTGGGGCTGCGACTCTGGGAGCCGGGCCTCTCTGACGAAGCCTGCCGCCAGCGTGCCGAGGAACTGCTGGACCGCTACGGCCTGAAACGGCAGCGGCGCTATTCGCCCTATATGCTCAGTCAGGGCCAGCAGCGGCGGCTGGCTGTCCTCTCGGTGTTGGCAGGCGGACAGGAGCTGCTCTTACTGGATGAACCTACCTATGGTCAGGATTCCCGCTCGGTGAACGCGATCATGGAGCATCTGCGGGAGAAAGTGGAGCAGGAGGGACTGACGGTGATCTTCATCACCCACGATACCGAGCTGGCTGCGGCTTGGGCCGATAAAATCTACCGGCTGGAAGACACCATGCTGGTGGAAAAAACCGCCGGGGAGGTGCTGTAAATGCTGGAACGCTGGAACCCTACCGTAAAAGCATTTACGGTGCTGGTCTGTGTCATTCTGCTCTCATTCGAGTATCTGGTCAGCCTGAACCTGCTGGTACTGGCCGTCTGCCTGCTGCTGTTGGTGTTCTGCTCCCGGGTAAGTCTGAAAAAGATCGGTGTCATCCTGCTTCCCGCCTGCGTCGCGGCATTTGGCTTGTTTGTAATGGGTCTTTACTATGCCCGGGGCGGCAGCACGCAGACCGTAGATATGAGCAGTCTGTCGGCCATGCCTTACAGCGTGCGTGCGGCAATGTCTCAGAACCTGTATACGGCATTGCAGCTGGCGACCCGTCTGCTGGCCTATGCGGGGCTGGGCATCCTGTTCGCGCTTTCCACCGAGGGCGATTTCTTTATTGCGAGCCTGCTCCACCAGTGCCGCCTCCCGCCTAAGTTTGCCTATGGCATCTTGGCGGCGTTCCACCTGATGCCGGGAATGGCGCGGGAGTATGCGCAGGTGCGCACAGCTTTTGCGGTGCGTGGTCTGAAAATGGGGCCGCTCTCCATGAAGCCGGTCTTCACGATGCTGGTCAACAGCGTCCGATGGTCGGAGTCCATCGCCATGGCCATGGAGTCCAAGGGCTTCTGCGGGGAGGCACCGCGTACCTATTATACAGTGCCCCGGGTGCACTGGTATGACTTGGCCGCTGCTGCGCTTATGGTGGGCGGCGTGGTGCTTGGAATGCTGTTTCTAAAGCTCTGAGGTGGGCTTTCACTACCCGACTTTTTAAGTAAGAACAGGACAAATCAAAACCCTCCTGACCATGATGGCCAGGAGGGGTATTTTTGTGTCTGTATTTCGCTGGCATCCAAATCCTACACTGGACGAAAACGGTTCAGACTGTAAAATGATGTCCGAACGATATTGAACGAATCACCGCACGATATTACTGCACTTTTGACATCAAGAGTACGCACTCGACGTGCTTCGTCCGCGGAAACAGATCCACGGGCTGCACCTTCTCGGCGCGATACCCATGCTGTCCGAGCCACGCGGCGTCGCGGGCGGCGGTGGAGGGGTTGCAGCTGACGTAGACCACCCGGCGGGGGGACATCTGGACGACGGCGGAAAGGGTCGTCTCATCGCAGCCCTTGCGGGGCGGGTCGAGCATAATGACGTCAGGCCGCAGGCCCTCGGCGGCGAGGCGGGCAGCGGCCTCGCCGGCATCGGCACAGAAGAAGCGGCTCTTGGCGGCGA is a genomic window containing:
- a CDS encoding Ykof family thiamine-binding protein; this encodes MKTENCCTGCNRPDLPWAGRGTELPIAGCRFTLYPMSDKYIEIILGALEKTDTSAVWSETDALSTVYRGKLPYVADAVQALFLNAYRPGVHMALEGQFSKGCPGDVSGDTVLNREGEAPNAELVKDIHFPVHCKLALYPLGDAQYIDEIAKVWYMAQEEGLNPKTIHYATRIDGDVQDVFTYLTHVCELMENAPAVHHYVLHFTMNCNSPTEEN
- a CDS encoding ECF transporter S component, which encodes MNTKNWKLKDVLLIAISAVLFGVVYLGCTYIGGVLYGMLTPFGMASLGYEPFYGIYFMAGAFGIYVMRKPGTGLIAELLAAVLECLYGNYFGPIIILSGLVQGLGFELIIALKRYKKFDRLTMIQGAVICSVLTLIYNLFISGYSKIAVPVLAIMLVVRIISAIVFDGFITPMLADGLVKAGVLKGYAVAQGQDMDLED
- a CDS encoding ABC transporter ATP-binding protein, yielding MSADLALELEDVVFRYQEKGRRNILDHTSLTIPAGTLTVLMGGSGCGKSTLAAVAAGLYPENGGFLESGIIRLYRQDLKTLDPQKRAAYLTVLFQNPDLQFCMNTLREEMRFCLENICIPAGKMDERIEQAAAELGIAPLLDQPLSTLSGGEKQKAALSCLYVMESRCILLDESFANLDHEAAIQLLEMLLRMKASGRTILAIDHKADLWLEAADEIILLEEGGRVAARSINRKNLSEHRADFERLGLFYPGSRSERTVARPAEGKPLLQFRGVSIRKGLPTRRKWGRPVYDAPFLVQNTDADFPAGCMTAVLGPSGTGKTTTFLSVLRQHPYTGQILFQGRDIEKMKLKELYRHIGIVFQNPANQFVTQNVEDEVCVGLRLWEPGLSDEACRQRAEELLDRYGLKRQRRYSPYMLSQGQQRRLAVLSVLAGGQELLLLDEPTYGQDSRSVNAIMEHLREKVEQEGLTVIFITHDTELAAAWADKIYRLEDTMLVEKTAGEVL
- a CDS encoding energy-coupling factor transporter transmembrane component T family protein — encoded protein: MLERWNPTVKAFTVLVCVILLSFEYLVSLNLLVLAVCLLLLVFCSRVSLKKIGVILLPACVAAFGLFVMGLYYARGGSTQTVDMSSLSAMPYSVRAAMSQNLYTALQLATRLLAYAGLGILFALSTEGDFFIASLLHQCRLPPKFAYGILAAFHLMPGMAREYAQVRTAFAVRGLKMGPLSMKPVFTMLVNSVRWSESIAMAMESKGFCGEAPRTYYTVPRVHWYDLAAAALMVGGVVLGMLFLKL